From a single Calothrix sp. NIES-2098 genomic region:
- a CDS encoding heme oxygenase: MSSDLATKLREGTKHSHTMAENTAFMKCFLKGIVEKEPFRKLIANLYLVYSSLEEQLQRYSTHPVVSRIYFPLLNRKTNLEKDLAFYYGEDWREQIAALEAGKVYVDRINEVANSEPALLVAHAYVRYMGDLSGGQSLKKIVRSALELPADKGTGLHEFEQLPTIEAIRAFKGQYRDALNALPVDDALAEKIVAEANYAFELNRNVVHELEADVKTAIGDRVFDLITRQDLPGSTERSPGHTSVELVAAE; the protein is encoded by the coding sequence ATGAGTAGCGATTTAGCAACCAAGTTACGGGAAGGAACAAAACACTCCCATACAATGGCGGAAAATACGGCGTTCATGAAATGTTTCCTGAAAGGGATTGTGGAAAAAGAGCCGTTTCGGAAACTGATAGCGAACTTGTATTTGGTTTACAGTTCGTTGGAAGAACAGCTTCAGCGTTATAGCACTCATCCTGTAGTCAGTCGGATTTATTTTCCGCTGTTGAACCGCAAGACAAATTTAGAGAAAGACCTCGCTTTTTACTACGGTGAAGATTGGCGCGAACAAATAGCGGCGCTGGAAGCTGGTAAAGTTTATGTGGATCGCATCAATGAAGTAGCCAACAGCGAACCTGCATTATTAGTTGCTCATGCGTATGTTCGCTACATGGGGGATTTATCAGGGGGACAGAGTTTGAAAAAAATTGTCCGTTCAGCACTGGAATTACCAGCAGATAAAGGAACTGGACTGCATGAATTTGAGCAACTACCTACAATTGAAGCTATCAGAGCATTTAAAGGACAGTATCGTGATGCTTTAAATGCATTACCAGTAGATGATGCTTTAGCTGAAAAAATTGTTGCAGAAGCAAATTATGCTTTTGAACTCAATCGTAATGTTGTCCATGAGTTAGAAGCTGATGTGAAAACTGCAATTGGCGATCGCGTTTTTGATTTGATTACGCGCCAAGATTTACCTGGTAGCACAGAACGCTCACCCGGTCATACTTCAGTAGAACTAGTTGCAGCTGAATAA
- a CDS encoding alcohol dehydrogenase: MTNDYGLINMKAVCWHGANDVRVETVPDPKILNPRDAIIKITSTAICGSDLHIYGDYIPTVQQGDIIGHEFMGEVVEVGRGVHNLKIGDRVVVPSTIGCGHCNYCQRDMWSLCDNSNPKGWMEEKLYGNITSAIYGYSHLLGGYAGAQAEYVRVPFADVGVLKVPRDIPDEMLLFISDAIPTGYMGAEFCDIQPGDTVAVWGCGAVGQFAMISAYMMGAERVIAIDRFPERLEMARKFAKAETINYEEVDAGEALKEMTGGRGPDACIDAVGLEAHGVGLEDFYDQTKQKLKLETDRPHVLRQMMVAARKGGTLSIMGVYGGFVDKMPFGAAINKALTFRMGQMHGQKYMHLLIQLVLDGKLDPSFVVTHKLPLEQAAHGYHIFQQKKDNCIKVVLKP, encoded by the coding sequence ATGACCAATGACTATGGACTAATCAATATGAAAGCAGTTTGCTGGCATGGAGCCAACGATGTCCGGGTAGAGACGGTGCCAGATCCGAAAATTCTCAACCCACGCGACGCTATTATCAAAATTACTTCCACAGCCATATGTGGCTCAGATCTACATATCTACGGTGATTATATTCCCACAGTGCAACAAGGTGACATTATCGGTCACGAATTTATGGGGGAAGTGGTAGAAGTAGGTAGGGGAGTCCACAATTTAAAAATAGGCGATCGCGTCGTTGTTCCCTCCACAATTGGCTGTGGTCACTGCAATTATTGTCAGCGCGATATGTGGTCGCTGTGCGATAATTCCAATCCCAAAGGTTGGATGGAAGAAAAATTATATGGCAATATCACCTCAGCAATTTACGGCTACTCTCACCTATTAGGTGGTTACGCAGGCGCACAAGCAGAATATGTGCGCGTACCCTTTGCAGATGTAGGCGTGCTGAAGGTTCCTCGCGACATACCGGATGAGATGTTGCTATTTATCTCTGACGCCATTCCTACCGGTTATATGGGAGCCGAATTCTGCGATATTCAACCCGGTGATACCGTAGCTGTTTGGGGTTGCGGTGCTGTCGGACAGTTTGCCATGATTAGCGCCTATATGATGGGTGCAGAGAGGGTAATCGCGATCGATCGCTTTCCCGAACGTCTAGAAATGGCCAGAAAGTTTGCCAAAGCAGAAACAATCAACTACGAAGAAGTTGATGCTGGCGAAGCGTTGAAAGAGATGACTGGTGGCCGTGGCCCCGATGCTTGCATTGATGCAGTGGGTTTAGAAGCACATGGTGTCGGTCTTGAAGACTTCTACGATCAGACAAAACAAAAGCTGAAATTAGAAACTGACCGTCCCCACGTACTACGACAAATGATGGTGGCTGCACGTAAAGGTGGCACTCTTTCCATTATGGGTGTTTACGGTGGCTTTGTAGATAAAATGCCCTTCGGTGCTGCTATTAACAAAGCTCTAACCTTCAGGATGGGACAAATGCACGGGCAGAAATATATGCATTTGTTAATACAGCTCGTTTTGGATGGAAAACTCGATCCATCTTTTGTTGTCACCCACAAATTACCGCTAGAACAAGCAGCCCACGGCTATCACATTTTTCAACAGAAAAAAGACAACTGTATCAAAGTTGTTCTTAAACCCTGA
- a CDS encoding cyclase/dehydrase: MTATPGDRTNTNQGEASEAERWASLIGGGAMVLMGLRQGSLRGALTALAGGGLIYQGVTKQSTIQQAQEAIGMNKPIKVEKTVTINRPVDELYRFWHNFENLPTFMKHLKSVKVYNETRSHWIANAPLGNSVEWDADILEDRENQFISWASVANADVDNSGFVRFQKAPGDRGTEVKVVLEYNPPGGQLGAAIAKLFGEEPEQQIGDDLRRFKMLMEAGEIATTEGQPSGRQ; encoded by the coding sequence GTGACTGCGACACCAGGAGATAGAACAAATACAAATCAGGGTGAAGCCAGTGAAGCTGAACGTTGGGCTTCTTTAATCGGTGGCGGCGCTATGGTGCTGATGGGTTTAAGACAAGGCTCTTTGCGAGGCGCGTTAACGGCTTTAGCTGGCGGCGGTCTGATATATCAAGGTGTAACTAAGCAAAGCACGATTCAGCAAGCACAGGAAGCAATTGGCATGAATAAACCAATCAAAGTTGAAAAGACGGTGACAATTAATCGACCTGTAGACGAACTGTACCGTTTTTGGCACAACTTTGAGAATCTGCCGACATTTATGAAGCATCTCAAATCTGTGAAGGTGTACAACGAGACACGTTCTCATTGGATTGCCAATGCACCTTTAGGTAATAGTGTGGAATGGGATGCAGATATTCTAGAAGATCGGGAAAATCAATTTATCTCTTGGGCTTCGGTAGCGAACGCAGATGTAGATAATTCTGGTTTTGTGCGCTTTCAAAAAGCACCAGGCGATCGCGGTACGGAAGTCAAGGTAGTTCTAGAATATAACCCTCCTGGCGGGCAATTGGGAGCTGCGATCGCTAAACTTTTCGGTGAAGAACCAGAACAGCAAATTGGCGACGATTTGCGCCGCTTCAAAATGCTCATGGAAGCCGGAGAAATTGCTACCACTGAAGGTCAACCCTCTGGACGCCAGTAG
- a CDS encoding PfpI family intracellular peptidase, with protein sequence MVNHNNHSGKKKVAILIENGVEDAEFTVPYNGLKQAGMEVVILGSRMNEKYKGKQGKLSTQADATTTEAIAAEYDAVVIPGGMAPDKMRRNPNTVRFVQEAVQQGKWVAAVCHGPQLLIEGDLLKGKRITGFSAIRKDIINAGANFIDEPLVVDGNLITSREPGDLAIFTTGILSRLGYGGKDAALPTETDTSAEWWKLADAWGGSTKGDVVKGVNTALAGERYSLEALEKYLEKESNTEARSIFQELIGTKQRHIQTLETYLDRLGEKPSLAANISEQYAKVKTAFTGSDDVYQIRCALGDLQTGIGDIGNLCAQFTDPVATAIFKQIYQDLLAYEQRLVELYRTSVGAEVKPPKPTTGAATAM encoded by the coding sequence ATGGTGAACCATAACAACCATTCCGGTAAGAAAAAAGTTGCAATCCTCATTGAAAATGGAGTCGAGGATGCAGAATTTACTGTGCCTTATAATGGCTTAAAACAAGCAGGAATGGAGGTAGTCATCCTCGGTTCTCGCATGAATGAGAAATATAAGGGTAAACAAGGTAAACTTAGTACCCAAGCTGATGCAACTACCACAGAGGCGATCGCAGCGGAATATGATGCAGTAGTAATTCCTGGCGGTATGGCTCCCGATAAAATGCGGCGCAATCCCAACACAGTACGCTTTGTACAAGAAGCTGTACAACAAGGAAAATGGGTGGCTGCGGTTTGTCACGGCCCGCAACTGTTGATTGAAGGCGATTTGCTCAAAGGTAAACGCATTACTGGTTTTAGTGCGATTCGCAAAGACATCATCAATGCTGGTGCAAACTTTATCGATGAGCCGCTAGTAGTTGATGGCAATTTAATTACTTCTCGCGAACCAGGAGATTTAGCAATCTTTACCACAGGAATTTTGAGCCGTTTAGGTTACGGTGGCAAAGATGCGGCCTTACCAACCGAAACCGATACATCTGCTGAATGGTGGAAATTAGCTGATGCTTGGGGTGGTTCCACTAAAGGAGATGTTGTTAAAGGTGTGAATACTGCTTTGGCGGGCGAGCGTTATTCTTTAGAAGCCTTAGAGAAGTACCTCGAAAAAGAATCCAACACTGAAGCCAGATCCATTTTTCAAGAACTGATTGGTACAAAACAGCGCCATATTCAGACACTGGAAACATACCTCGACAGATTGGGAGAGAAACCCTCCTTAGCTGCAAATATCTCCGAACAATATGCCAAAGTCAAAACTGCCTTCACAGGTAGCGATGACGTCTATCAAATACGCTGCGCTTTGGGCGATTTGCAAACCGGAATTGGCGATATTGGCAATTTGTGTGCCCAGTTTACCGATCCGGTTGCCACTGCTATTTTCAAACAAATTTACCAAGATTTATTGGCATACGAACAGCGTTTAGTAGAACTGTATCGCACAAGTGTAGGCGCAGAGGTTAAGCCTCCCAAGCCTACTACAGGAGCAGCTACAGCTATGTAA
- a CDS encoding glyoxalase/bleomycin resistance protein/dioxygenase, giving the protein MCDRPPIDRQITFLYTQDLEASTRFYEDQLGFQLWLDQGTCRIYTVTGSGYLGLCQKSGESITKTNVEPSSIISGLTQLAQCDR; this is encoded by the coding sequence ATGTGCGATCGCCCGCCAATTGATCGACAAATTACCTTTTTATATACCCAAGATCTTGAAGCTTCAACCCGGTTCTATGAAGACCAGCTTGGTTTTCAGTTATGGCTCGACCAAGGTACCTGCCGGATTTATACTGTTACCGGTTCTGGGTACTTGGGGTTATGCCAAAAAAGTGGAGAGTCTATTACAAAAACTAATGTTGAACCATCCAGTATTATTTCAGGACTTACGCAACTGGCACAATGCGATCGTTAG